One Haliaeetus albicilla chromosome 20, bHalAlb1.1, whole genome shotgun sequence genomic window, GCCCCAGGAGCTTTGTCCAGGCTCCCCTAGGTGACGGAGAGAAATGGGCACTTCTAGAGGGTGTTTGTCCCCACCTACCTTAAACACCTACTTTAGATGAGATAAATCACTCTTCATAGTTGCCCATCTTTCTCACCAGCTTAAACTAAGCACCTATTTACAGGTAGCTAAAATGAAGTCAGATGAACACAGGCCAAAGCATTCACTGGACTGGACATAGCGGAGAAATTAATAGTGACCCAAAGATTAACTTTTTTTGCGggttttaatgcctttttttgcaTGTTCTTGTCTCCTCAGAGCTCTGTCCAAGACTCCTTCGGCTTTGGCCTTAAATCAAACCCAGCACTGCAAGCAGCTTGAAGGCTTGGTGGTTTCCCAGGTGCAGCTGTGCCGCAGCAACCTGGAGCTAATGCAGACCATCATCCAGGCGGCACGGGAAGTGATAAAGACCTGCCGTAAAACTTTCTCAGACATGCGGTGGAACTGCTCTTCCATTGAGCTGGCTCCTAACTACCTGCTGGACTTAGAGAGAGGTAAACAGCACTGCTGGCTCAGCCGGGGACATGAGTGAGTAGAGTCAGCCAGCGTGTGTGTATGCGTGCTGGGACTGGGGAGGGTCTTGCTACTGGGGGGACGTGGAGGGACTACATAGCCTAGTTGTCATGTTCTCTGAGACCGTGTTCATCGTTACGGTGCCAGTCGTGCCCAGGAGCTCTCGAGTCCAAGACCTGGTCTCTCACAGCTCTTACACATCTCATTAGGAGTCATGGTGGACTTGCTTGCAGCCATGGAGCTGCTGTTCTGGGCACGCAGACTTGTCAAGCAGCACATTCTGTGCATGAAGCTGCACAGTCAGCTTTCAAGGCTCAGAGCATCCTTGCATGCTCgtgctgcagctctgtgccccaccaccaccacttcCCCACCTCCATGCACGCCACCTCCATGACCTGCCAGCAAGCAGCATCCAGCACAGGGGCAAAAGAAGGCAGGGGAATCCATGGGGGGGCTTCTTCACGTGCTCCAAGAGCAGACAACACCACGATGGACAAGTTGCTTAAGTCCACGTGCCTCCTTGCCCTGCTGGGATGTTGTCTCATGTTGAAAAGCTCACTTAGGAGACGTGCTCCAAGCTGGTGATGCCATGGGAGGTCTCAGCTGCAGTGAGTTGTTGTCCTTGCTGCTCTCTGGGGCACAGATTGCATAGGTCTCTTTTGGGGGAATGTTTAGCTGTCCCAGGAGGCTGAGCTGGAGTTCTTGTCTCTTCCAGGCACAAGGGAGTCAGCATTTGTGTAtgccctttctgctgctgccatcagCCACACCATTGCCAGAGCCTGCACCACCGGGGACCTCCCTGGCTGTTCCTGTGGTCCCATCCCAGGTGAGACACCTGGACCTGGGTATCGATGGGGAGGATGTGCAGACAACCTCAACTATGGTCTTATCATGGGGTCCAAATTTTCAGATGCTCCCATGAAGATGAAAAAATCAGGATCACAAGCCAATAAACTGATGCATCTGCACAACAGTGAAGTAGGGAGACAGGTAACAAATCCACGAGAGTTATTGTAATTGTACAATCATCTGTAGTGGTCGGTCGCTCTGTGAGGTTCAGTGTCTATCAGCTAGCAAAAGGAGCAGGTTTCTCCCGGATTGCTCTGAACTCCTTTGGCCTGCTGAAGGCTGTGGCTATATAACGCACGCTGGGACTCAGGAGGTCCTGAATGCTATTGTCAGCCCTATATAACCGCGGGTGGGATGTCTCATTGCCACCCTTTCTACAGCCAAGGATGCTTACCCCAGGAGGTGTGGTGGGGATGGGTCCCCTCGTGCTCTGCCAAGGGCGTTGCACAGGCGAAGTGCTGTGTAAGCGTGGAGGATTATCATCTGCCAGATGcgtccagcagcagctgcctcccagccatccctgcagccaggagggctgatttttccttttcaaactgCTTCGCTAGTGATTATTCCCATATCTGGCAGAAGGCGCTCGTAACAGCTTGCATCCAGCGGAGGGATAATGCTTACCATGTGCAGTGCTTGGTGTGCACCGAGGTGCAAATCTCTCCTGCAGCCCTCCATGCAGCTGGAGGAATGGGCGGGGGGCTGTAAAGCTGGCCCCTGCACCCATCTCTGGAGCTGCAGCGGTTCCCGAAGCTGGTCCTACCACACAGCTTGGTCCTTCCAGGGCTGCCTGTGCTTGGGAGCAGATAAAACTTGGAGCGTGTTGAGCTCATTGGCAGCTTACTGCGTAGCTACAGGCTGGACTCATCTTTGCAGAGCACAACCATGCCAAACTTGCCTCCCCGGGTGTTTTTCTCTACTGTTCCCACTctatctgttgttttttttttttatttttgtaatgtcttgagtttttgttttaattgcaaTGGGCAAATTTTTGTTTGGGACATAGTGTTGCCATGGCTGGTGCATTCACTCCTTCCTGCCAGCGTCCTGCCATGGCCCACAGAAATAAGACTAGTGCAGAACTAAAGTAAAAGGCTCTTTTGGCCCCATGGCCAGCAGAAAGGCAGGACAAGGGTGCCCTGAATTCATCAGAGCCTTGACATCTCTGTTACCCAAAGCTGCTGGAGGCAGAAATGGATGTTAATTATTTATGGATTGGTTTGATTTTCAGGTCCTTAGGAATCTAAAGGGTGGAAATGCAGGCCTATGTAGATATCTGATCAAAATTCAAAATACTCTTCTGTCTCCTGGCTGCAAAGGTGCCTTGGTGAAAGTAGTCCCCGGCTGATAGCGATCACCAAGGAGCTGTGGGATCTCATTCCCTTTGCACAGTAGCTACTCTAGAGTGACTGTGCAGAAATCAGAGCAGCATTCCTTTTCCATAGGAGTCCCAGCCAAGAAAGTGCCTTGTTTAGCAAGCTTGTGGGATGTTTGGAGGTCAGAGAAGGGCATTTCCTAACTCCTGCATTCCTTTTTGCAGGTCTTGAAAGCCTCTCTTGAAATGAAATGTAAGTGCCATGGAGTTTCTGGGTCATGCTCTATCAAGACCTGTTGGAAAGGCCTTCAAGAGCTGCGAGACATTGCACTGGACCTCAAAAACAAGTATTTATCAGCCACCAAGGTTGTTCACCGGCCCATGGGCACACGCAAATACCTCGTGCCAAAGGATATTGATATCAGGCCGGTTAAAGAGACAGAGCTGATTTACCTGCAGAGCTCGCCCGATTTCTGCATGAAGAACGAAAAAGTGGGGTCGCACGGGACCCAGGAcaggtgagggtttctgcagcGGGCACTGACTGCACTCTGAGCCCCAAAGAGGGAAGGGGAATGTATGAATAAGAGGCAAATAACTGGGGAGGTAGCACATGCATGCAGGTAAAGGACATCTCTAACATATGGTACCATCTACAGATGCCTAAGGCTATCAGTGGTGGCTGTGGCCAAGACAGGGCTGCAGACACTTTTTGCGTTATTGGGCAGGCACAAGATATCTTTTGAAATCCCCCAGGCAGCTCACCTCTGCAGTAACTTGTAATGAACAAGCAGCTGCTTATGTGTTGAGTGTCTCTAAGTCATTTCTTGCAATCGCTGCAGATGTGATGAGTTGTTACTCTACTGTAAGGCTCCTCTAAGTAGGCAAGAGTTAACCCAATTAGGACCAGTGCTCCTAGGCAGCCTTAAAAGAGCCCTGAAAACTACAAAGGtgaatttttaagatttttcttccatggcGTTTTAAAAGTCCAGGCGCGTTTGTATTGCTTATGTCTCTGCAGAGGAATTTCTTCATCTCATTAATATTAGTGATTTAAGGTCATTATACCCGGCCTCCACTGGGCACAGTGCCGTCCCCTTTCACAGGCAGCAGACATGTCTGTCTCTTCCCATCATCTGTTTAATTCCCTCCAATACAAACCAATTCCACGTTTCAGCAGTGTGAGCATCTCTAGGTGGGCAGCAGACCCTTCGACAGCCAAATAATTGTGTATTTCCaaaattttgcagaatttcCAGATTTTTTGTTAGGTGGCTGTGATGGCTGGATTTCAAGCTGTCTCATTAGTTGCTGTCTGCTGGCTTGGCTTTCTTTAGATAGTTCTCATaattcttctttgctttttgtgttaCTTTGTGGTGGAGACTCAGACAGACAAGTTGCAAGGAGCATGCGCCTGCCCTTTTGTGAGGTGTCCTCATTTTAACTGTTGTTGGATGTAGTGGTATTTGGGCCACTTTGTTTCAATGAAGAGAAGGTTTTGCTGTAATGGAAATGAAGTAAATGACCCAAATGCAGAAAAGATACTGTTTGGATACCTTTGATTCATACAAAGTATTTGGTGAGGGGACTCTAGAAGCTATCCTTTGGCAATGGCCATTTAACCTGGAACCGCAGATCTGTAGACAATATATCAGCATTTAACTGGTGGAGCTGATCAGGAGGTGATGACAGTTGAGTGAGACGAGTGTGTCCTTTTTGTCCCCTGATGTTTTGTGGCAGTTACGGTTTTGTATCCTCCAAAACCAATGACTGGACTTCTCTACAACAGCACTTATCTGGCAGGTTTGTGGTGGGAATGCCAGGCCAGCGGTGGAGCAGTAATTAGCAAGTGAAGATGTTTATGAGTCACTGAGGATTGTAGGGAAAAAAGCATGTGTTGAAACTGGTTTCTGAGGGAAAATGTCATTTGAGTGGAAGCAATGTTTTTGCGGATTTGTATAGATTTTGACAAATTTGTGTCTTGAAAAAGACCTCTTTGTTGTGCCACTCtgttttgcaatgaaaaaaattgtggaGGTTATTTGGAAATCAGTTTTATAGGAATTGCGTGAAATCAACAGCTTGTgtcaaaaccaaactgaatCCATTACAGATTTGCCAAGTAAAACTTTTTCCATGAGCTGAAATCCTTTTAAGGTGTGACTTCTTCATCAtctaatttcattttacagcagattttgcctttttatcCCAGCTAGGGATGAAAAATATGTCAAGGTCttgaatgacttttttttttttcttccaaggatAGGAAAATGTGTATTGCAGGCGTCCGTTTATCCCAAGACGGGCGACAGCAGTGATTGTGAGCCTGCCAGGCAAGGGTCCGTGGGAAGTGAGATTGAGTGAGGATTTAGAGGACTGAGATATTAGAGCAGGAAGGGATGACTTTCAAAAGGAACTTGTCAAGAAATACTCCTTATTCTCAGATGTGCAAGACGGTGATGGCcgtgggaggggaggagggcgAGATAGTCCCGTGTTGAGCTCCGCGCGTCTCTCAGGCCAAGTTTTAAGGTCATGTGTAGTTATGCTCATTTTCATCGCAATCCATCTGCACACTCTTGAGAAGATGCCTGGTGCCTCAAAATTAGCATGTGTAACACAAGCCATAGCAGCCCCTTTTCTGCATTAAATTAGTAGAGGAAATAAGTGTAAAATGCACACAATGTGTTTGCAGATCGGTCCGTTCTTCCTGGAGGGAGCGGGAAAAAGGAGGGGAGCTTCCCTAACCTCCTCCTCCCATGCATGCCTTTTTCCCTTTGCAATTTTTCTCTCACAAAGAGGACATctaaatgtcttttaaatgcGGTGGCTTTTTTCCAGccagctgtggggctgcagAGATAGCACCTAATGACAGAGATGAGGAAGAAGGAACACAAAAGAGATGCTGTTAGAGAGGGCAGGGAAAAATGTGGTTTGCGCTTACTCTGCAAAGATGTAAAAATGCTCTCATGGAAATAGCCcaaacaggtttttattttataagtCAAGTCTCAGTGGCATCTTAACATTTTATCCCTGTGCACACCAAAATTTTCTGGGGGGAGATCCTGCTGTTTCCTACTAGGCTAATTTTTAAGGTCTTTTATGGTAAATGCAATCAAAAAGGGATTTTTGGTGGTGGTCCCtcagttaattttttcttttcttccaccaCCTGCCTGTTCCCTCTTTGGCCTTTTTCTGGCCATGAACGTGGGTGCAGGGATCAGCTCACGGGGTGTTACAGTGCAGACCCCTCTCACCGTGCTCCAGGAGACTTTGGTCTGGGCATCTCCAGCatcttcccagccctgcctccaaagggATGCGAAGGGGAGGAGACCCCATTAACAACCCCTCTTCCTGTTACTggattaaaaaatgcagatcGCTGCATTTTTATTACCAAAAATGAGTAGTTTTGCATCATATGGAGAAGAAGTCCTCTCCCCACTCCCTCTCCCGCAGGTCTGGGGCTTGCTCAGAGCACGCTGGAAGCAGGCTGATGGCTAAGTTGCAACACCTTGGACATATTGGGTTTCAGTGTATGCTGTAGGGAACAATCCTGCACCGGCAGGTGGGTGGAAGGGATAATCTAATCGGTGGCTTCCATCTCTCTAATTATCCCTCGCATTATGCAGACTTATTGTGTGTTTTTCAGGCAGGAAAGGGAATTGAATTACCTTGTAGTGGAACCACGTGAAAATCCACTCAGAAAACGCACACCCGGTTACTCAAAAGCCTTTCAGAGCATTTTGCTGAAAGGATTTCAAAGCCTTCTTCGGAACAAGCCTGAAATGTTTTCTAAGACACCTTGGCCTTTCTTAGTTTGTTGACATTAGAAATGGTTTGGAAATCTGCATGCCTCCAAGCGCTTGGGGTGTATCCAGATTTCAGAGTCAGGGAGCTGAACCCGAACCTGAGATTTGAAGCCTCTTTGAAGTGCTCAAAAACTGATTAAGGAGCTGAGTTTTGCAACCGGTATCCAAGGCTCCTGCAAACAGGCTTGCTGCAACTGCAGCCAAACAAACTCTGTGTGCTTGTATGCCACCATCACACTTTCATAGCCAATAAAACATGGTCTGGAGAAAAATCTAAAGAAGCTGATCTGTGGAGCAGCAAGTGGATTGTACAACTTTCAATACAACAAATTaaccacagggaaaaaaagtatacGTTCCCGTTTCAGAGCTTTCTTGGGCAAAAGCACCCTATAGTTCATCTTTTAAGAAGCTAGTTCAGtttctcctgcctgaaaaatTCGTTATCGGCTTTGAGTAAATGATAAATAATAACAGATTATAAAATTGAGATCTGTTTTgtgagaaaagaagcaaaagtaTTAACCTGCTTTATCAGGAGGGTGCAACGTATCATATTTCAAAGGCTGTTTAAGGTTCCTTAAGGAATCCAAGGAAAGGGAAATTCTGCCATGCATGCAAAAGCCTCCAGCCCCTGAAGCCTTGCAGAGATAACTGAGCTGTTTATTACTGATCTTTCCCAGAGCCGAGCAAAcgctgctccctccctgctgaAGATGGGAAGGAACTCTCTTACGCTGCAGAAATCGGGCTGCAACGCTGCGCTGCAGCTAAGCTGGGTTGATCAGCCACCACTCCTTAGCTGACTCATTTTGGCAACGAACGTGGCCGTTCTTTGGTCCTTGCTCCTTGCGCATGTGTTCGTTCTTCTcagcaatataaaatattagTCTTAAGTGTCTCCCGAGGTGTCTTAGGCTGGTGTGTTTTCTCGGATAGGAACATGCATGAAGTTAGCTGAGCATGCATCTGCTCTCGGTGGTGACTGCAAAGCCGTAGGGACTGGTGGTTGCCTCTTTGGCATCTTGGTGGTCCCAACAGAAGGGCTGATCAAAGGCTGCAAAAAAAGGATGCAGTCATTTTCAGTGTTCAATGGCAGCCCTCGATACCGCTTGTTTCCTGCCACCCCCAAAATATGCTTTGCATTGCGTGATGATGTGGGCAAGAATGTTTCTTAGCAGCACTCATATTTAGATGGGGAAGAGTGGTAGTTACGGGTCGACAACAgcatttggggtttgttttttgttacaGTCTCTCTTAGTTTCTGTTACTCAGTGAGGGCACAAGAAGCAATATGATGAACTTTGGCTTTAAGTACGTTATAACATGTTTGATGATTTAGCAGGTTTTGGAACTGTTACCAGGTGTGCCACCCTTTTTTTCTTAGGATCCAACAAATGATGAATAGCAAATAGAAAATAATCTGTGACTGTCCCAGAAGTTTAAACGGgagaaaagtcagaaaaatggTAGCTTTGTGTTCCCCCCACTTGCAATGCTATTTCTACTTTCCCAAGGCAATGTGCTTGTAGCTGGTGCCCATTTCAGTAGTCGGGCCAGCTGTgcttttgggggcttttttctCAGTTAATCCCTGGGAAAGTTTGAATCCTTCCCACTTTGAGAGACCTGCATTTGACAATAAAGTTTCCTGAACAGATTTGTGAATAATAAATTTATTGGTGGAAAGAGTAATTTCACACAGTAAAATGGCAGTGGATAGTGAATTCAGTGGATAAAAAATTGCAGCCAGCTCTCCTAAACATATTTAGTCCCTTTGCATCAAAACAGCATTGGAGTTAGGGAATATCAGGGCTGGGAATGACTTTCCATGGTAGgagcaagactgaaataagACCACCTAGGCTGCTACTGAAGATGTTTGTCTACTCTGGTCTTAAAAACAGTTTCCCTAAacaacctgttccagggtttTACTATCCTCAgagttatgttttttttaatctgaaatcaAACTAATAATTTCTTGTCCTCTTTCCTCAGCATATAAAGaacatttcttctctctcctttttgcaATAATCTTTTATAGATGGGAAGACACCTCTTCTTACAGACTTCTCTAAATCAGTTCCTTcatccttttctgctttctgaactACTCCTCTGACTCTCCTGGGAACATTCCCACATTTATCTGGATCTTTCTCAAAGCGTGTTGcttactttgcattttaatcCACTCTCACAAAATGCTCTCAGCTCCTTTAGCCCCAGCGTTATCCACAAATTTTTAAGCTCACTCTCTACTcctcattaatgaaaatacaggCTGGTTCCAGGATCTCCCTTGACATGTCTTTGCTGACATGTACTATTGATAACTCTCTTTCGTACAGTTGTTCAGTGTCAGTCTCTAG contains:
- the WNT11 gene encoding protein Wnt-11, whose amino-acid sequence is MKPSLRFFLAGFLSLILQTGLCYGIKWIALSKTPSALALNQTQHCKQLEGLVVSQVQLCRSNLELMQTIIQAAREVIKTCRKTFSDMRWNCSSIELAPNYLLDLERGTRESAFVYALSAAAISHTIARACTTGDLPGCSCGPIPGETPGPGYRWGGCADNLNYGLIMGSKFSDAPMKMKKSGSQANKLMHLHNSEVGRQVLKASLEMKCKCHGVSGSCSIKTCWKGLQELRDIALDLKNKYLSATKVVHRPMGTRKYLVPKDIDIRPVKETELIYLQSSPDFCMKNEKVGSHGTQDRQCNKTSNGSDSCDLMCCGRGYNPYMDKVVERCHCKYHWCCYVTCKKCERTVERYVCK